Sequence from the Gammaproteobacteria bacterium genome:
CGTCCGTGACGGGCAGCACGACGGGCGAGAGGCCGAGCCGCTCCATCGCCAGAAAGCTGATGCGGTCGCCCTCCGGCACCCAGACCTTCCGGCGCCGCATGTCCTCGATGCTGCGGATCGGCTCGTTCGCCATCAGGTGCGCGAAGCCGCCTTCGACGAAGCCGAAACTGACGAAGCCCGCCTCGAGGAGCCCGTGCCGGAGAGTCTCGTCCATGCGGCTGCGGACGTAGTCGACCTCGTCCAGCGAGCGGAACAGCAGCGGTATGCCATAGAGGTTCAACCCGGGGTACCGCTCGGCGAGGCCGCCGGCCGTGAAGGCGCCGCCCTGAAGCTGGCCGATGCGGATCTTGCGCAGCACCTGGGCATCGTTGCCCATCACGCCGCCCGGATAAAACTGGATCTCGACGCGGCCGTCGGTGCGTTCCTTGATCTCCGCGGCCGCCGCGCGCATCTCGCGCATCCAATGCGAGCCGTCCGGCGCGACCGTCGCCAGCTTGAGCTCGACGGCCGCCGCCGTGCCCGCGGCGCCGAGCCCGACTGCGGCCAGCGCAAGCGCCGTCGAGACGCGCCTCGCGATGCGGCGCGCGGCCGCCGAGACCGACGACTGCCGCCGCGGAACGGCGCGCGCGCGCCGCCGGCTTCGTGCCTGGACCATCAGAAGTACTCCTCCGCGGACTCGAGCAGCTCTCGCGCCTCCTCCTTGGCCAACGCGTTGAAGAGCGTCAATCCCGGCGCCTCGGTCGGCGCCTCGAGCACGTCGTGCAGGAGCCGGTCGTGCAGCTCCCGGTCGAAGACGAGGCGCGCGTATCTGCGTGCATATTCTACCTTCACGGAAAGATCGCGGCCGCCCGAAAGCTCGATTGCGCGCTCGAAGTGCATCTTCGCGACCTCGGGCCGTCCGCCGAGCGCCGGCGGACGAAGCGCGTTCAGGATCCCAAGATAGGCGTGCGCCGCGCCGTGCTGATAGGTCTCGTCGAGCTCGAGCACGCGCTCGAGGCACGCTTCCACCCACGGAAGCTCGGCCACGGCGCGCATGTCCTCGCTCGTGGCCTCGAGATTACTGAGCCAGCTCACCGCATAAGCGTACAGCAGGTCGATGTCGTCCTTTGTGACGTCGCTCAACTGCCGCGTGAATTCGTCGTAGTCGGGCAGCTGCTCGTCGCAGGCCCAATCGTAGCGGCTGCACATTGCCTCCGCCCCGTAGCGGCGCGCCTTCCCGGTGAGCTCGCCCGCCCGCGCGGCGTCGGCGACGAATCGGGAGCCGTAAAGGGCATAGAGCTGCGCGCCCGCGGCGAGCAGCGCGTCGTCGTCGGGATGCGTGCTGATCATGCCGTCGAGCAGCAGAAGGTACGCGGGAGCGCCGTGCTCGATCAGCGCGGGGTCGCTCTGATTGAGGATCGACGCCGAGAGCGTTTCGGCCGCCATGGAGCCGACCAGACCGCTGCAGCCGCTCGCGGCGAGCGCGGCAACGGCGCATACGGCAAACGATCGCATCCCGAACGCTGCTTCGGCGTCGGCGAGGGGGCGCCGGCTCGGGCTGCTGGCCCCCGGCGCGACTCGCTGACGCGGCCTGCCCGCTCTAGACCTTTTCCTTGATCCGCGCGGACTTGCCGCTGCGCTCGCGCAGGTAGTAGAG
This genomic interval carries:
- the dctP gene encoding TRAP transporter substrate-binding protein DctP produces the protein MVQARSRRRARAVPRRQSSVSAAARRIARRVSTALALAAVGLGAAGTAAAVELKLATVAPDGSHWMREMRAAAAEIKERTDGRVEIQFYPGGVMGNDAQVLRKIRIGQLQGGAFTAGGLAERYPGLNLYGIPLLFRSLDEVDYVRSRMDETLRHGLLEAGFVSFGFVEGGFAHLMANEPIRSIEDMRRRKVWVPEGDRISFLAMERLGLSPVVLPVTDVLTGLQTGLLDIVAASPVAALVLQWHTAVRYMTDLPVSYSMGVVAFDRRAYSRLDAADQRIFAEVVGDTVRRLDEAAREDNRRAREVLESSGVEIVRVEQAGLDDIRATIQSLYPELESRADVDAALLDRLLGLLAEYRRSSSTGK
- a CDS encoding TRAP transporter TatT component family protein gives rise to the protein MRSFAVCAVAALAASGCSGLVGSMAAETLSASILNQSDPALIEHGAPAYLLLLDGMISTHPDDDALLAAGAQLYALYGSRFVADAARAGELTGKARRYGAEAMCSRYDWACDEQLPDYDEFTRQLSDVTKDDIDLLYAYAVSWLSNLEATSEDMRAVAELPWVEACLERVLELDETYQHGAAHAYLGILNALRPPALGGRPEVAKMHFERAIELSGGRDLSVKVEYARRYARLVFDRELHDRLLHDVLEAPTEAPGLTLFNALAKEEARELLESAEEYF